The DNA region CCTGGACTTGGGACACGAACGGCCAGAAAAGTCCCCCCAAGACGACGCGCGTGCATGTGTTCCTACACCTCTCTACCCTTCTAAACAGCGCGCGCGTCCAAAAAACTAAAGTTCACGTTCTACCTTTCGTGTTGTAGTTGCTCCACGGGCCGCCGTCCTTGCTGTAGTAGTCCATGGGGTAGActgagaaagacgcagcgaaCCGAAAAAGACAGCAGTTAGCGCCGCTCCCTGTCAGCCAATCACCCGACACAGGTGCACCATATGGACGACGAAGCACAATTGGTTTCGGTTTGCCGATACCGAGGCGAAGTGTAAGCCGACCCCGAGgagctgtatgtacacctgacACATTTCCGCTGGGGATGCGACCAGCGACTCGCGCGCGATTTCCAGGCGGGCAAAATACGCTTGTGTCCACCTGCTgatccctcttctctctctctcaacaGTTTTTAGAGCTTTTCAGGCACGGAAGTGTGTAGCCACAGTTTCGCTGCGCCAGGCGAccgcgcttctctcgtgtttgcCGAAAAACGATACTCACCGTCTCGGTATTTTTCGTCCCCAAAGGCGACGTGAGCCTCGTAGGGCGTCAGCACGGGCCTTCCCCCCGCCGCGTAGCCCGAACCCCAGTcgatggagagacgcgggcaTGCAACCTGGGGTAGAGCACAACAACATGAGGCGACatgagacagaggagagcgacgaaagTTTGTCGCTGACACGACAAGGCAGcacgcgaaaacgaaggcagagacacctgtcgaagaagaggagcccCACACAAGCGGAGGTTGCGTCAACCGGGATGAAGTTTCTTCCCTGGTCGGTCCGTTGGGTTGATAAACTCTGGCGTACGCTTTCCCTCACCTGAACGAAACAGTCGATCTGCTTGGCAAGGGGTTTGATCTTCTGGGGACTGATTTCACTGAGGAGAATGACGCAGTACGGCacgtcgcgtctctccaaaAGGTCCATCAACCCCTCGAGAATTCCGACGCTGCCTTGACGCCCGAGAGTGCTgaggagaagcgcgacgcTTCTCGCACACCGAGCCGCCTCGATCGCTGCTTGGCGACTGCGGTGGAGCTGAGCGTGGTTGTACGATTCCCGGAACAGTCGCTGAAACCAGGCAGAACCGCCGAGAGCACACGTAAACAGACAAAGCGTGTTGGACACGGTCCGACCCACTTCTCTCCTCTGAGGATTCCCTTTCTGCCACATTCTGACTTCTCTCGCAGTCTGTTCTTCTATCTCGGACACCGCATGAGAGCGTCATCGCTTCCTCCTGCCTCTGGCCTGctggcgtttctctgtctcttcttttctcccctgtgTCCTTCGCCTTGCGTGGCCATTTTTACGAGTTTGTGGTGCGTtgctccctctcttccgcgctgCAGTGTGAAGCGCGAGCCTCTGCGTTCCGctgcgttctctttttctcgtgtgctctcctttctttcctttcgcgCGACCCAACGCAAGCAAAGGCTCACCTTGAGGAACGGGTCATAGCGCAGGAAGCGCAGAGTCGGGTTTTGAATCATGCACGCCTCGAGGTGGAATCTTCCGTCGGCGACGAAGATCACTTCATCGatcccgtcttcgtccttcttcagAGGCAtcagctggagagagacagacgatTGCGCTGCATCTTCCACGTCCAACGAGTATCCCGCattctctgcgcctccctcggggccctcgccgtcggtcTTTCCACGAGGCGTCAGCCGCTGCTCCGAGGAACAGGCAGAACTTTGGCAACACGCGTtcgacggggaagaagcggaaggtGCGGGGCAGGGCGATTCAGAGGAGTCGTTCGCAGAAGCGACAGCCGGTTGTGTCCTTCTCCGCTCCGGCAACTTTGGCGACGTGCACCCCAGGACTTCCCCTGCAGTCAGCGGTGACCTCTGAGGGATGAGCGGCGGGACGTGGAAATAGCCTTCTTGCTGCAGGTGACGCTTGACAGCCTGGAAGAAAGACGACACGAAAGGCACGAAACAAAATCTCcattctctccctttcgccttcAAAGCCTTCCTTTCCCGTGCTTGCCGCAactgccgcctctctcccccaGATACCTGTCTACAGAAACACACCGCGTAACAGCTCCACACATACCTACGTGTAGAGACGGACTGGAAAACAAAGAGTTCGGCTCGACTCTGTGCACGCATACACATAGGCATGCTACTCGCTAGGTTCCTTTTCACATTTCTTTCCACGTGCGCGTGAGTCGTTGAACACGGACTCGACCCGTGCTCATCTCAGGTACCCCCTATTTGTTATTTATCCTTTCGTCAACAGTCTTAAAAAATGTTTTTTCGGAGCAGACAGCTCGGCTCGCGGGATCCTCACCAGCGTGAATTTGGCATACTGAATCGTTCCgagcagcgcgaggcgggagTCTGGTGAGAAGTGTTTTTTGATGACGTCGCACAGCGGGCGTGGGTCTACGAGGATGTCTACAAAGACGTACAGACAGCCGAGTCCCTTcactttctctgcgtctgcttgGCTTTGCTGCGAGCTGCTGCGTGCATTGCGGAAAgtggatgcatgcgtggTGGGCACGAGACAGGAGTGGCCGTAGTGGATGAGGAAATCGCAGCCCAGGGCGTCTGCCGTGAGGTCGTcgacgcagcaggcgccgTAAGTCACGTCGCTGAGGATCGTCACTTCCTCCACGGTCTCCGAGAAAAACTTGAGGATCGAGGCCAGCTGCAGGGACCACGTCAACAAGCCTTCGGGGAGCTGGAGCGCGACGTGCCGACTTCGCTCCGCGTTCAACCGCCGCAGCGACTTCGCAACTTCAAAGTCGTAGTTGGGCGGCAGGTACATCTGAATGGCCTTCTCAAGCAGCTCCTTGAAAGCTtccgacgcggaagaggaaaaaaaagacgaggaaggacgcacagaagaagcggagggagGAGTCGCCGCGGCAGGGAAGGCCTCACCCGGCGGGCCCCCGCTCGCGGCTGTTGTTGCCCCCGCGTACATGTTTgcggagggaaaaggaacggcgcgggaaaagagtcagaagagggaaacagaggaaagggaagagacgagggaaaatGGACGGGCCACTAGGATGACAAGTCTTGAATGCCAACTTGCGGTTGCGTAGATGTCGCCACCTGCGCGGACAACTGGGGTGTACCGACACCGCGACGATCACTGACGCCGTCTGTGTGCCCGCGGTGTTCGTCTGTGTGTGGAGAGGGAACGGATAAAGAAAGTGAACGGGGCAGATATTCTGGAGCGGAGGTGCCTTTTCGACCTtcacagaaaggagacgcccaGCATTTCCGGGATGCTGCGTTTCTCACGCGCGGAACAGTCGAAAAGGACAAACTGGACGCTGCTGGGTCTTCCGCGTCATCTCCATGAAGCCAGGTGGCctcaggtgtacgtacacgccAGATCTCCGCCCTCCGGCAGACCCCACAGAGTTCACGGTGTACCTACACCTCACGCACATACATGGGAAGAAAATGCAATATAAGACAGCGGTGGccgcgagaaagggacgaggaagaacaccACGAGGCTACGCAGAGCCACCTCACTTTTCGGATTGCTCTTTTTCCATTGGAAACGAATATTTTGATTCCTCCAAGATGCTTGCCCGCGAGAAAATCGAAGAGCCGCAGGTCGCCGTCCCCGATGACAACtaggaaggagaggacgagcgcGACTTCGTTTCGACAATCGAAAACACTCAACACGAGAGGATGCGACGAATAccgcgagcagagagacgaagtgGGGCGTTGAGTTTCGCTTGTCGACTTTTCGGAAGAAAAATCGGTCTCGACGGTGACAAATCGATGGCaaacgagacgaaacagCTCGCTCATCGAGACTCGAAGCTGCCGAAGCGAAACGCCGCGAAAAGGTGAGATTTGCATGCAAACTCGCCGCGTTTTTGCGACAGAGCTGGAATGGCCTCAGCCAATCGCACCCGCTTTTCCGCGAGAGCTTTTCTGACAAAATGTCAAGCAAGACGGtagacggagacgaagaaagaag from Neospora caninum Liverpool complete genome, chromosome VIIb includes:
- a CDS encoding putative diphthamide synthesis domain-containing protein, with the protein product MYAGATTAASGGPPGEAFPAAATPPSASSVRPSSSFFSSSASEAFKELLEKAIQMYLPPNYDFEVAKSLRRLNAERSRHVALQLPEGLLTWSLQLASILKFFSETVEEVTILSDVTYGACCVDDLTADALGCDFLIHYGHSCLVPTTHASTFRNARSSSQQSQADAEKVKGLGCLYVFVDILVDPRPLCDVIKKHFSPDSRLALLGTIQYAKFTLAVKRHLQQEGYFHVPPLIPQRSPLTAGEVLGCTSPKLPERRRTQPAVASANDSSESPCPAPSASSPSNACCQSSACSSEQRLTPRGKTDGEGPEGGAENAGYSLDVEDAAQSSVSLQLMPLKKDEDGIDEVIFVADGRFHLEACMIQNPTLRFLRYDPFLKRLFRESYNHAQLHRSRQAAIEAARCARSVALLLSTLGRQGSVGILEGLMDLLERRDVPYCVILLSEISPQKIKPLAKQIDCFVQVACPRLSIDWGSGYAAGGRPVLTPYEAHVAFGDEKYRDVYPMDYYSKDGGPWSNYNTKAGHRSGSLAPVVSPQDRKAQLRARLLARQREQKSN